The Phaseolus vulgaris cultivar G19833 chromosome 10, P. vulgaris v2.0, whole genome shotgun sequence DNA window CACTTATCACTATTTGCAAACAAACTATTATTTCTAAGTACTAGaaaaacttccctaaggtggctTAGGTGGTCTTCTAGGTTTTTACTataaactaagatatcatcaaaataaactactacatatttacctatacaatctctcAAGACATGATTCAttagcctcatgaatgtactaggcgcgttagtgagaccaaagggcatcaccaaccattcatatagtccaaatttggttttaaaagcgttagtgatatccacttttaagatcaattttggaaaatatgattgacccatgtagttcatcaagcatatcattaagtcttgggattggatgcctatacttgatggtgatgttgttgattgctctacaatcacaacacattctccatttgccatcctttttaggcactaacaagacaggtacaacacaagggcttaggctcttttgcaCCCAacctgatatgattccactagcacaattagaatgattcttgacattcttaggaatcatcttgagttggttatgagataggcactttatcatagaattggatcaaggttctatgaacaagaactcaccaaaactagtgccaaaacacaaactcatatggaagttccacatattgtcaaattaaatCGATTGAAATGAAAGAAAAGGTAAAGGCACCGATTGAACAACACAAAAACTAATTTGCACCgaacaaaagataagaaaactgaattagaagtgctggaaattaaaaggcaccgaaccaaaatcaaaatagaagaagaacaGCAGTTGGAAAATGAAAATGCCAAACCAAAAGACAAGGAACACAAGCTAATACATGAACAtagaaagagaaggaaggaaggagaagaaaaagctcatgaagatggaggaatggttggatgatcacgccactaggaggatggagactccaagataagtgtgcaagccgccacttgaggtaaccatggaaccatcaagataagactagtgaagaaggcacaaagctctccaatgctctctcaaaaattgagtatagtttctttagtctaaattcaaatctgaaatgtacaagggcagcaccttaatttatagcctagaggtgctgaaatgcaagctaaataaattcaaaaactccccccaaattcaaatgaaagtggcgcctaaaccaagttatgaggaaggtgtgatctcttctctcactttggcacctccttatttactcctacacctatctactaacgcaccccccttcctaagactcctaactaaagactaaaagatgctttaacaatagaggtttctaatgtttccctctaagcaccttcaaccaaagaaattgcaaaaagagaaaataaacgtcccctagctcctaaagctttgaacatgcttcttgtaagcctttgaggtgggttttgacctccatggccgtcctcaacctcttcttgctcttgatgattggcctccatgtccacttgagcttgatctccatcatactccccgagttggagagaattcgaccacgaattctggagacctacagaaaaaggagttagatcgctgacattaaaagtatgattacctaagaatgtatcaggcatatctaactcataagcattgtcattaatcctcttgaggatttggaaaggtccatcccttcgaggcattagtttggacttcctttgagtaggaaaacgatccttcctcaagtgaagccaaacccaatctccctcatcaaacaacaatgcttttctccttttattggcaagttcagcatacttgccaaccttcttctcaattctcttcttgatgtctttatgcaaagttttcacaaaagaagctttttcatccccatctttgcacaagacatcttcaaaaaggggaataggaagaagatcaagaggcgttaagggattaaacccatagacaacctcaaaaggagaatgtgaggtggtattGGACTTGAgactctatctcctttgtttcctcggggttagtTCGATATGttggcctatttggtaggcttgccctcGGAAtcaagtcaatttgatgttctatacctctaaaaggAGGAAGTCCTATGGGTCCCTCTTTagagaatatatcatcaaattcacttaaaacaTTTTCAACTTGAGGAGGTAGAATCATAGTCTCAAGGTTTGTggtaagtgttcctttacaaaagataaggctaggttgttcaacaagaagcatattttcaaaggtattttcaaatgttttatcttgttgaatgaccttgtgggaaggaacactcttctcccacgccttttgatccctaaggattttctctttttctgtttttgttttattttctcctCATCccttttatgtttcatttgtatttgatctCTTACCACTTGGGAGTGTGGTAAAGGATTAAGTACAAACCTCTTTTCTTTGTGCGTGAAGGTAATCTcattagttagaccattatgcatggttttcttatcaaattgtcatggtctacctaataagatgtggcaagcttccataggtactacatcatataaaacattgtctttgtagttacctatagagaACTTGACTTTCACTTGTTTATCCACAGCtagttccccatcttcattTATCCATTGAAGCTTGTATGGTTtagggtgaggaactacttgtagatttaatttttcaaccatcctagtgctacaacaattgcagcatgagccactatccacaatgagagaacatatgttttctaaaactttacatcttgtgtgaaagatgttctctctttgtgtttccatggttgcactaggttgattgttgagggttcttctaATCATCAATAATTCCCCCTCTAAAGGATACACTCTCTCATCATCTCCCACTTCCTCTTCTTTCTCACTAGGTTCGTCTTCACAACTAGTATATTCATCTATTCCTTTCAAAAACAAggttctttggtttggacactgtgcttgcacatgtcctcttctaaagcatttaaaacatttgacatCCCTAGTGCGAATGGGTGGAGTGAGGGTATCTTTgcctaagggtttggtagtctcttttggtttttctttagaTGTACTACTCTCCCTTTTGAAATCTCTTTTTGGATAGGAGTTAGGATATGAAcctaccctttgacttgaagttttccttaagttttgttgttcaactttgatacaaagttgaaccaattcattcaagtcttgataaggtaaaagttcaaccctatctcttatctcaagatttAGCCCACTTAGGaatctagctatggtggtggaCTCATTCTccctaatggaggctctcatcatataaagctccatcttttgcctatactcctctacactcattgttctttgttggagtctttggagcttgtccatcaaatCCCTATTATAGTAGGAGGGTATATGGCGGCgccttagggctcccctaaggtcattacaatactctatgggaggctccctatgaagacgcctatctctttctaaagatgtccaccaatacatagcgttcccttggaaactaagagTGGCTAGGGGTAATTTTCTTTCCTCACTCACTCTATGGCAAACAaataattgttctaccttcatttcccaatctaaatagacttctatgttttcttttccatggaaatggggtaggtctaccctaacctctcttgggctcTCTTGTTCTCATCTATCTcttctagttcttctaggggtgGTTGATGATACTCATTTATCCTACGGCTTTCCTCCCctaaagaatcatgatctttagaactagatgcatgagaatgttttttttttttagaaatctCATCCTTTTCTTTAGTCATTCTCAACTCCTTGATTTGGGCTTCAtgctccaattgtctatatgagagTGATTGAAAGTCCTTGGCTAATTGTTTTATAAGAGATTTGATGGACTTTATATCATTTTCATTAGATTTAGAAGAATGAGTTGACATGACTAAAGATTtgtgtttaaaagtattttacttcaagaaagaagaggaaagtagtgaaggtagctttccaggaaagagaggtgagtcactaggacttcttaagtaccaagtctttccttgccaaaacctatccctcaaaaacttcacacaattctttttctaagtaaattacttagatcacaatgaggaatgaaaactcaaattttatgcaaaggaaaaaaaaaacaatgcaaagcaattaacaaaaaaaGCAATTAATCAAAGCTAAACAAGTAATTACCGTAAACGATTAAGCAAAGCTATACAAGTAATTAACGTAAAGCAAACTAGCTAAGCACAATTAAAGATTGCTAATCTACAAAGTTTTAAACTAGACgtttcctaggtgaggcttctagacactttgagcctttgaagacacactcaccgtctacgCGTGAttaattaatccactaattaaacaaaggttgaatgtaattacaaatcaaagaattacaaagaaattgaattacacaaaTTAAATTTCAGATTTCTATACTATGCACTCCTTGGCTTGTAATTGCTCTTCTTTGTTGTGTCCTTCAAAGTGTTTGTGTTTGGTATTTGTATTTGTGTTTGCTGCtgctccttgccttaacctcttatggAATAGACAATTAAATtctccaaaacagtacctactaagtagagaTAGACTCACCACAAAGTCAATTCCACTTATCAAGCACCAATTGAATTTTATCCACCAACAATtaagaggtcaagaaaagaaagcaagaaacaaattaaattttaaaacagtaccacatcaaatggatttgaattatgtgacacaacttagaaagagtttagaatgatattggacaagcaaataaaaaataggcactcaataAAGAATgacacacaaaaggaacctaaagaaaggcactagaattgatttgaaaaaccaaaacagaacTACTAGAAAATTAAGGTTAAGAaagcgtgacttaaaatatttatgctgagctggctattttgaatttgcttCTAAAAATTTAACCAAAAACAATTCAATGTCTTAGCAAACTTTTGGCGTTGGAATCACACAAACatgcaccaaataattgtgataaagttttcaaaatcactgTCCAACTACCGTATATTTTGGCGCCAGAATGCactcttttcttattttatttatcatttttttttctattttgtcttttcatctgattctttttttcttgattttctaacaCATCAAACTGTATTAATCCAGATtttcagaatttaaaaacagaataagaaacttcaaaaacacaatggagtagatgtatatgaatttgtatggaactagcatacaaatatgaactcaaactaaaataaaaatgcaccaaaggttCAACAAACACAGAAATATAATTCTggactcaaatcaaatcaagaaaccaaaattatcaacaaattcAGCAGAACAaggatttgatgacaaattaggaaatacatgactagacaaaacatcataggattcagaaaataaaatgactcaagacatatcatatgaaccgaataaaatttcaaacaaGACTCAAACAACCTAAACtcaaaacagcaacacaaactatatggaatcctacacaaaattgcacaaggattgctcaagaataattgaacaagatgcaccgattggaatttccaaacaacacaccaattcaaaacgaaaattaaaaaaacagcaagacattGTGGagaaatgaagaacaacacaGAAACAAGAAGAACACAcaaattaaaatgaaagaagacacttagctcttgtagaaccatagctcatgataccaaatgatggatttgtgtctccTTTCTTGCGGTTTTTGTTGATGAATGCAGAAGCTCCATGGATTGATGGtggaacaaggctctcctaagagttgtgatagccttggaggtgcatgagaagtaggaaGAGTAGGAGTGGTTCGGCCAACTCCCTTTGTAGgtgaaggtttgaagattaaaagcctattcctaagagagtttaggcaaggagtgagaatgacacaattttggcagcatttcactattcaattaatcttgtcaaaacatgaggtaggctcctccttttatagcctAAGGAGGACCGAAAATGAATAGCCAAATGGAAAGGAAATTCAAGCCAAATGAAATGAAGTTGACGCCAAATGCAAGCACACATGACAAGCGTGACATGGTGTGTCTCATGTGATGCTTTTAGGCCTAAAGTGATCGGCCTTAGTTAGATTAGGagtttctagaaaccctaatctaacttaggttggtttttaggaGCCAAAATTCATCCTAATtacaaattaaacaattttacaaaagaaaattcttatactactttgacaagaatttaaagactaTGCTACACTTGATTTTGGACCTCTTGGAACATGTAGAGGTAAGTTTCTCTACCATCAGTGGCAGTGTTCCAATCCTCATCAAGCCTCTTAGCCATGGCCCTTGTATTTGGCCCAATATGTCTTAATGTTTGGCTCTCTTTTGGGttggtgcttggccctcttaCATCATgaacctagagaaatcatcaactataacaagagcatagtattttccaccaagactcatggttcttgaaggaccAAATAAATCCATTTGTATCAGTAAAAGAGGTTTTGAAGTAGAAACTACATTTTTTAGTTTGAAAGAATGTTTGATTTGCttccccttttgacatgcttcacatatatggtctttctcaaacttgagattggaTAAACCTATCACAAGGTCTTTAGAGACCAACTTATTTAGATGATGCATGTGGATGTGTGCTATCCTTCTATTCCATAGCCATGATTCCTCATGTTTGGTTAGAAGGCAGCCAATAGATGCAGAATATGagatatcaagaagataaacattgTTGACCCTTTTACCAATCAACAATACTTCCTGTGAATTAAGTAGTCGTATCTCACAAGTGTTGGGCTTGAAGGTTACTTGATAACCTTTGTCACACATCGGGATAATGCTAGGGAGACTATTCTTGAGTCCTTCCACAAATAGCACATCATGAAACAAGAAGGTGTTCTTGTCACCAATGGTGTCTCTTCCAATAAtcttttctttgttgttgtctccataagTCACATGACCTTCTTGCTTGAGGAGAAGATtgacaaacttttttttttatccctTGTCATGTGCTTATAACAACCACTTTACAGGTACCACATATGCTGATTTTCCACCAAAGGACCCTACAAGAgacaagatcaagaagaaagATTTTGTCCCCTTTTAAATTTGGGTCCATGAGCATCAATTGGATAATTAGGAACCTTAAGAACCTTAtaaaccttaggaacccatttcaaaataccttagGGAACAAAAAAATTCCTAACTCTGCAGAATCTAAAAGAGTGGCCCTTCTTCATACAGTAAAAtcatgaaacaaccgattgtttcgacttttcaatcggttgtttttcaaaaaaacttgaaaaaggctttgaaatAGATCTCTTCTTGCtatgtggattaaaacccaatccagattttccaaaaacacatttttgagatgcaagagttgtttcaaattttgattggccttttgaaagtttatccacaattttcacaagatagtgaaccttcctttgaagagattcacagttttcacaaaaacATGAGTCATatttgcaagaagagtttttgtaaatcaattccagattttcaaaatcattttttgaattattcagctcttcttccaattctttgactctattttccaaccaATTATTCATGCCTTTCAAGTGGTTGTTCAAAAGGGCCAGCTTATTAGCTttttcatgagtttctttaaatgCATCAAGAAGTTGGTTGTAATTTTCAACATTGATTGAGGTGCTGGAACTTACATTACTTGTGTCAGATTCTTCTTTAGCCATCAAGCAAATATTTGCCTCTTCATCTCCATTGGATGATGAGCTTGAGGAAGAAACATCATTGTCTTGccaagcaatgtaggctcttttaGATTTGCCCTTCTTTTCAAACTTCTTGCCTTGTCCTTTCTCCTTGCTTTCATTTTTTGGGCAATAAGCTTTTATATGGCcctgtttaccacatccaaagcatgtATAATTGTTAGCATTAAAATCATTGAGTTTCTTGTTGTTATACCTGTTGGAGGATTGATTCTTGTTGTTTtccttcaagaatttgctgaattttctggtcaGCAAACTAAGAGTTTCTCCATCACtatctgatggagatcaagcccaagagaacatggaggccactcatcaagctcaagaagaggtggaggcacaaatggaggatgcccatggaggtcaaagtccacctcaaaggattacaaaaagcatgttcaaagccttgggagcaagaggacatttattttctctttttgtagtgtctttagttgaaggtgcttagagggaaaccttagaaacctcttttgttatagcatcttttaggttttaaatagaacctttaggggggtgtattagtagataggtgtaggtgtagtttttgggaggtgtcatagtagaaaaaggtcacacctcccatgtgacttgtttttggtgggaatttcaaatgagtttatttgaaatttcccacctatttttcagcaccttaggctataaatagaggtgcttcctttgtaaaattcagatttgattttatctaaagaaactatactcaaaattggagtgagcatttggagagcttttgagcttctactctagtcttatcttgaaggaccatggtttcctcaagtggcggcttgcacactcatctaggagcatccattcttctagtggcgtgatcatccaaccattcctccatcttcatgagcattctcttctccttcctttcttcttcttcaatttgttcatgtagccttgagttttgagttgtttttgttttggttcctttaattttccagcacctattttctgtttgcttcttaattctgttcggtacttttgtttttaattcaattctgttcggtctcttcttttcattctcctttgttgattcaatttgacaatatttggttcatccaaatgagtttgggatttggtacttgttattggtgag harbors:
- the LOC137817257 gene encoding uncharacterized protein, yielding MYWWTSLERDRRLHREPPIEYCNDLRGALRRRHIPSYYNRDLMDKLQRLQQRTMSVEEYRQKMELYMMRASIRENESTTIARFLSGLNLEIRDRVELLPYQDLNELVQLCIKVEQQNLRKTSSQRVGSYPNSYPKRDFKRESSTSKEKPKETTKPLGKDTLTPPIRTRDVKCFKCFRRGHVQAQCPNQRTLFLKGIDEYTSCEDEPSEKEEEVGDDERVTRMVEKLNLQVVPHPKPYKLQWINEDGELAVDKQVKVKFSIVNKKGVHVDPEKIKAIQEWPTPQNVGDVRSFHGLASFYRHFVPNFSSLASPLNELVKKDTKFCWGEKHEQAFQRLKAQLINASILALPNFAKTFELECDASGVGIGAVLLQGGHPIAYFSEKLHGATLNYPIYDKELYALVRALKTWEHYLVSKEFVIHSDHESLKY